Proteins encoded in a region of the Cytobacillus pseudoceanisediminis genome:
- a CDS encoding GtrA family protein has product MEHYLKRTNTFIRFLLVGTVNTIVGLSMIFMLLDLAGLTYWTATFLGNSMGAAVSYFLNRTFTFRSRDSLQSSAVRFILILFLCYILSYSISGMAAEFMQTVTILRHDVSPEELAVLLGAGIYTLTNYIGQKYLVFTK; this is encoded by the coding sequence TTGGAACATTATCTGAAACGAACTAATACCTTTATTCGATTTTTGCTTGTGGGAACAGTCAATACAATTGTCGGGCTATCCATGATATTTATGCTGCTGGATTTAGCGGGGCTGACGTATTGGACTGCAACATTTCTGGGGAACAGTATGGGGGCAGCGGTCAGTTATTTCCTTAACAGAACGTTCACCTTCAGGAGCAGGGACAGCCTTCAAAGCAGTGCGGTGCGCTTCATTCTTATTTTGTTTCTGTGCTATATTCTTTCTTATTCCATAAGCGGCATGGCTGCAGAATTTATGCAGACTGTTACGATTCTCAGGCATGATGTTTCACCTGAAGAGCTTGCGGTTCTTTTAGGAGCTGGCATTTACACATTAACTAACTATATCGGACAAAAATACCTCGTTTTTACTAAATAG